One stretch of Lysobacter sp. TY2-98 DNA includes these proteins:
- the gorA gene encoding glutathione-disulfide reductase, with protein sequence MSDTRTDFDLIVIGGGSGGLAGAFRAASHGARVALLEPSALGGTCVNVGCVPKKAMWLAAEVAGKLRQAGTLGFPAANCTLDWPTFIAHRERYIEGIHASYRRRLDEAGIALMPTRGAFVDARRVRTSEGVTLSASHVLIATGGHPIKPEIPGAELGSVSDDFFAWRAPPASVAVVGGGYIAVELAGVLQALGSRVSLRVRGEQPLTGFDDDITAQLVADYRQSGVDVRLSTPTLALERTEGGIRLRGADGAWSEPVEQVLFATGRQPNTTGLGLDAAGIAVDLQGFVPVDPFNRTSVEGVYAVGDVTPSPALTPVAIAAARRLMDRVFGRRERAALALDDVPTVVFSHPPIGRVGLSERAARAMYGDDVQVLRSGFRPMLNALSESPQRSLFKIVCTGEERRVVGLHLLGDAADEMLQGFAVAMRRGLTLDDLHDTIAIHPTSAEEVVLMR encoded by the coding sequence ATGTCCGACACACGCACCGACTTCGACCTGATCGTCATCGGCGGAGGGTCCGGCGGGCTGGCCGGTGCGTTCCGCGCGGCGAGTCACGGCGCGCGTGTCGCATTGCTCGAGCCATCCGCGCTCGGCGGCACCTGCGTCAACGTCGGTTGCGTGCCGAAGAAGGCGATGTGGCTCGCGGCGGAAGTCGCGGGAAAGCTGCGTCAGGCCGGCACGCTCGGCTTTCCCGCCGCGAACTGCACGCTCGACTGGCCGACGTTCATCGCGCATCGCGAGCGTTACATCGAGGGCATCCATGCGAGCTACCGGCGGCGCCTGGACGAGGCCGGCATCGCATTGATGCCCACGCGCGGCGCCTTCGTCGATGCGCGCCGCGTCCGCACCAGCGAAGGCGTCACGCTCAGTGCATCGCACGTGCTGATTGCGACCGGTGGCCATCCGATCAAACCCGAGATACCCGGCGCGGAACTCGGCAGCGTCTCCGACGACTTCTTCGCGTGGCGCGCACCGCCCGCGAGCGTCGCGGTGGTGGGCGGCGGCTACATCGCGGTCGAACTCGCCGGCGTGCTGCAGGCGCTGGGCAGCCGCGTCAGCCTGCGCGTGCGCGGCGAGCAACCGCTGACGGGTTTCGATGACGACATCACGGCGCAACTCGTCGCCGACTACCGGCAGTCGGGCGTCGACGTGCGCCTGTCGACGCCGACCCTCGCGCTCGAACGCACCGAGGGTGGCATCCGCTTGCGCGGTGCCGATGGTGCATGGAGCGAGCCGGTCGAGCAGGTGCTGTTTGCGACGGGACGGCAGCCCAACACGACCGGGCTGGGGCTCGACGCCGCCGGCATCGCGGTCGATCTACAGGGCTTCGTTCCCGTGGATCCGTTCAACCGCACGTCGGTGGAGGGCGTGTACGCCGTCGGCGATGTCACGCCGTCGCCCGCGCTCACGCCCGTCGCGATCGCCGCTGCGCGCCGTCTGATGGATCGCGTCTTCGGCCGTCGCGAACGCGCGGCGCTCGCGCTCGATGACGTTCCGACGGTGGTGTTCTCGCATCCACCGATCGGCCGCGTCGGTCTCTCCGAGCGTGCGGCCCGTGCGATGTACGGCGACGACGTGCAGGTGCTGCGGTCGGGCTTCCGGCCGATGCTGAATGCGTTGTCTGAATCGCCGCAGCGCAGCTTGTTCAAGATCGTCTGCACTGGGGAGGAGCGTCGTGTCGTCGGCCTGCATCTGCTGGGCGACGCCGCCGACGAAATGCTGCAGGGCTTCGCCGTCGCGATGCGTCGCGGTCTCACGCTCGACGACCTGCACGATACGATCGCCATCCATCCGACCAGCGCCGAAGAGGTCGTGCTGATGCGTTGA
- a CDS encoding M4 family metallopeptidase: protein MSNTRTFLSLAVVAALGASAWAVIAADASPAASRARALLDAHHAELAANDGDTFTVRNVVVDRDGTEHVRFTRSYLGLPVVGGDFVTHSRNGLLRGATLSLATTLRPDIAARIGPNDAIVAAGADFGPGFQGMPMTRKVVFARDAVPALAWEVTMRGFKADRTPTEMHYFVDARTGRLLDRWDAIQTAAATGTGNSLTLGSVSIATDSVTGGFEMRDTTRGNGTTLDNHNGSTSSTTGTIFSDADNLWGNGATSDRATAAVDAHYGVAATWDYYKTTFGRNGIKNDGKGAKSLVHVGTNWVNASWDDSCFCMRYGDGDGSTYRPLVALDVAGHEMTHGVTSAVNGLAYSRDAGGLNEASSDIMGTMVEFSVANPNDPGDYLIGEEIYNSNPDNTKALRRMFKQDMDGASYVCYPRNRRFNFFDDPHYTSGVANRFFYLLAEGAVVPAGFGAGTSYNLTPANLVCNGDTGIVGIGRTKAAAIWYRAMDIYFTSSSTYAQARTSTLNAAKDLYGLNSPEYNAVNRAWAGANVTSSTR, encoded by the coding sequence ATGTCGAACACCCGAACCTTCCTCAGCCTCGCCGTCGTCGCGGCGCTGGGCGCATCGGCCTGGGCCGTGATCGCGGCCGATGCCTCGCCGGCCGCCAGTCGCGCCCGCGCGCTGCTGGATGCGCACCACGCCGAACTCGCCGCGAACGACGGCGACACGTTCACCGTGCGCAACGTCGTGGTCGACCGCGACGGCACCGAGCACGTGCGTTTCACCCGCAGCTACCTCGGCCTGCCCGTCGTCGGCGGTGACTTCGTCACCCACTCGCGCAACGGCCTGCTGCGCGGCGCGACGTTGAGCCTGGCCACGACGCTGCGCCCCGACATCGCCGCACGCATCGGTCCGAACGACGCGATCGTCGCCGCCGGTGCGGACTTCGGGCCGGGCTTCCAGGGCATGCCGATGACGCGCAAGGTGGTGTTCGCACGCGACGCCGTGCCGGCACTCGCCTGGGAGGTGACGATGCGCGGCTTCAAGGCCGACCGCACGCCGACCGAAATGCACTACTTCGTCGACGCGCGCACCGGTCGGCTGCTCGATCGCTGGGACGCGATCCAGACCGCGGCTGCGACCGGTACCGGAAACTCACTGACGCTGGGCAGCGTCTCCATCGCCACCGATTCGGTCACCGGCGGCTTCGAGATGCGCGACACCACGCGCGGCAACGGCACCACGCTCGACAACCACAACGGCTCGACCAGCTCGACCACCGGCACGATCTTCAGCGACGCCGACAACCTGTGGGGCAACGGCGCGACCAGCGACCGCGCGACCGCCGCGGTCGACGCGCACTACGGCGTCGCGGCGACGTGGGATTACTACAAGACCACGTTCGGCCGGAACGGCATCAAGAACGACGGCAAGGGCGCGAAGAGCCTCGTGCACGTCGGCACGAACTGGGTGAATGCATCGTGGGACGACTCCTGCTTCTGCATGCGCTACGGCGATGGCGATGGTTCGACCTATCGCCCGCTGGTCGCGCTCGATGTCGCGGGCCATGAAATGACGCACGGCGTGACCAGCGCGGTGAATGGGCTTGCGTATTCGCGCGACGCCGGCGGCCTCAACGAAGCCTCGTCCGACATCATGGGCACGATGGTCGAGTTCTCCGTCGCCAATCCGAACGATCCGGGCGACTACCTGATCGGCGAGGAGATCTACAACTCGAATCCGGACAACACCAAGGCGCTGCGTCGCATGTTCAAGCAGGACATGGATGGCGCCTCCTACGTCTGCTATCCGCGCAACCGCCGCTTCAACTTCTTCGACGATCCGCACTACACCTCGGGCGTCGCCAACCGCTTCTTCTATCTGTTGGCCGAGGGCGCGGTGGTGCCCGCCGGGTTCGGCGCGGGCACCAGCTACAACCTCACCCCGGCGAACCTGGTCTGCAACGGCGATACCGGCATCGTCGGCATCGGCCGGACCAAGGCCGCGGCGATCTGGTACCGGGCGATGGACATCTACTTCACGTCCAGCTCGACCTACGCGCAGGCCCGCACCAGCACACTGAATGCGGCCAAGGATCTCTACGGCCTGAACTCGCCGGAGTACAACGCGGTCAATCGCGCCTGGGCCGGCGCGAACGTCACCTCGTCGACCCGCTGA
- a CDS encoding C40 family peptidase, which produces MTGKNFNRSFIRAALAAVLALAAIPAFADPATTAGMGADSADAPSDSRAALPESMSLSDRALMLASDINRLIVPGSRPANATATPVTGRAQSVLARAFALLGTPYRWGGTSTEGFDCSGLVGYVFRNALGVELPRVAREQAQTGMQVERSQLTAGDLVFFSTHSSGVDHVGIYIGDGKFLHAPRTGRDVTVSQLDSGYWNGKFVQARRVAGI; this is translated from the coding sequence ATGACCGGCAAGAACTTCAACCGTTCCTTCATTCGCGCCGCTCTGGCCGCCGTTCTGGCGCTGGCGGCCATCCCGGCGTTCGCCGATCCGGCGACCACCGCGGGCATGGGAGCAGACAGCGCCGACGCGCCGAGCGACTCGCGCGCCGCGCTTCCCGAATCCATGAGCCTGTCCGACCGCGCGCTGATGCTGGCGTCGGACATCAACCGCCTGATCGTGCCGGGCAGCCGCCCGGCCAACGCCACGGCGACGCCGGTCACCGGTCGCGCCCAGAGCGTGCTGGCCCGCGCCTTCGCCCTGCTCGGCACGCCGTACCGCTGGGGCGGCACGTCGACCGAAGGCTTCGATTGCAGCGGTCTGGTCGGCTATGTGTTCCGCAACGCCCTGGGCGTCGAGCTGCCGCGCGTCGCTCGCGAGCAGGCGCAGACCGGCATGCAGGTCGAGCGCAGCCAGCTGACCGCGGGCGACCTCGTGTTCTTCAGCACCCACAGCAGCGGCGTCGACCACGTCGGCATCTACATCGGCGACGGCAAGTTCCTGCATGCGCCGCGCACCGGCCGCGACGTCACCGTGTCGCAGCTCGACTCGGGCTACTGGAACGGCAAGTTCGTGCAGGCGCGCCGCGTCGCCGGCATCTGA
- the hutG gene encoding N-formylglutamate deformylase, which produces MTDDVLTTDTFTLHRGRAPLLVSLPHDGSAIPDGLAARMTNEARRTPDTDWHVSRLYAFARDVLGASLLVPRYSRYVVDLNRPPDDTSLYPGQNTTGLCPTRRFTGDDVYLEGAQPDEDEVRARVETYWRPYHEALQAELVRLRDTHGRVVLWEGHSIRGSDLAFLFEGRLPDLNVGTSGGASCAPALQRSLEQVLGDQAAFDWVANGRFKGGYITRHYGRPDDGIHAVQLETSQRTYMDEASFVYDHARATGLQSVLERLLRASIEFARG; this is translated from the coding sequence ATGACCGACGACGTCCTCACCACCGACACGTTCACGCTGCATCGCGGTCGCGCGCCGCTGCTGGTCAGCCTGCCGCACGACGGCAGCGCGATTCCCGATGGGCTCGCCGCGCGCATGACCAACGAGGCGCGCCGCACGCCCGATACCGACTGGCACGTCTCGCGCCTTTACGCGTTCGCGCGCGACGTGCTCGGCGCGTCACTGCTGGTGCCACGCTACTCGCGCTACGTCGTCGACCTCAATCGTCCGCCGGACGATACCTCGCTGTATCCGGGCCAGAACACCACCGGCCTGTGCCCGACACGCCGCTTCACCGGCGACGACGTCTATCTCGAAGGCGCGCAGCCGGACGAAGACGAAGTGCGTGCGCGCGTCGAAACGTACTGGCGCCCGTATCACGAGGCGCTGCAGGCCGAACTCGTGCGCCTGCGCGACACGCACGGTCGTGTCGTGCTGTGGGAAGGGCATTCGATTCGTGGCAGCGACCTTGCGTTCCTCTTCGAAGGGCGACTGCCGGACCTCAACGTCGGTACTTCCGGTGGCGCGAGCTGCGCGCCCGCGTTGCAGCGGTCGCTGGAACAGGTGCTGGGTGATCAAGCCGCGTTCGACTGGGTCGCGAACGGACGCTTCAAGGGCGGCTACATCACCCGCCACTACGGCCGACCCGACGACGGCATCCACGCCGTGCAGCTCGAAACCAGCCAGCGCACCTACATGGATGAAGCGAGCTTCGTGTACGACCACGCGCGTGCCACCGGTCTGCAATCAGTCCTGGAACGCCTGCTTCGCGCGTCGATCGAATTCGCGCGCGGCTGA
- the parE gene encoding DNA topoisomerase IV subunit B: protein MNKRYNAADIEVLSGLDPVKRRPGMYTDTARPNHLAQEVIDNSVDEALGGHAKTIEVTLHSDGSCSVSDDGRGMPVDIHPDEQIPGVELILTRLHAGGKFSGNNYTFSGGLHGVGVSVVNALSKLVDVRIKRDGNEYRMTFKDGFRDSALEVIGTVGKKNTGTRVHFWPDPKYFDTPKINARALRHLLRAKAVLCPGLTVRLLDETTGERDEWYFEDGLRDYLRGELGEREVLPPQLFVGSLAKETEVVDWAAAWVPEGELVQESYVNLIPTAQHGTHVNGLRTGFTDALREFCDFRNLLPRGVKLAPEDVWDRVAFVLSIKMTDPQFSGQTKERLSSRQAAGFVESAAHDAFSLWLNQHVDLGMRIAQLAIERAAARLKSEKVVLRKKVTQGPALPGKLADCASQDLSRTELFLVEGDSAGGSARQAREKDFQAILPLRGKILNTWEVASGGVLASQEVHDLAVAIGCDPGKDDLSGLRYGKVVILADADSDGLHIATLLSALFLRHFPALVREGHVFVAMPPLFRVDIGKQVFYALDEEEKRILIDRIERDRAAKKKGTPTGAISVTRFKGLGEMNPDQLRESTMHPDTRRLVQLTVDDNDATLALMDMLLAKKRASDRKAWLESKGDLATLEV, encoded by the coding sequence ATGAACAAGCGATATAACGCCGCCGACATCGAGGTGCTCTCCGGGCTGGACCCGGTCAAGCGCCGCCCGGGCATGTACACGGATACCGCCCGCCCCAACCATCTGGCGCAGGAGGTCATCGACAACTCGGTCGACGAGGCCCTGGGCGGCCACGCGAAGACGATCGAGGTCACGCTGCACAGCGACGGCTCGTGCTCGGTGTCGGACGATGGCCGCGGCATGCCGGTCGACATCCATCCGGACGAACAGATTCCCGGCGTCGAGCTGATCCTTACGCGCCTGCACGCGGGCGGCAAATTCAGCGGCAACAACTACACGTTCTCCGGCGGCCTGCACGGCGTCGGCGTCAGTGTGGTCAACGCGCTATCGAAGCTGGTCGACGTACGCATCAAGCGCGACGGCAACGAATACCGGATGACGTTCAAGGACGGCTTCCGCGACTCCGCCCTGGAAGTCATCGGCACCGTCGGCAAGAAGAACACCGGCACCCGCGTGCACTTCTGGCCGGACCCGAAGTATTTCGACACGCCGAAAATCAACGCACGGGCCCTGCGCCATCTGCTGCGCGCCAAAGCCGTACTGTGTCCCGGCCTCACCGTGCGTCTCCTCGACGAAACCACCGGCGAGCGCGACGAGTGGTATTTCGAGGATGGCCTGCGCGATTACCTGCGCGGCGAACTCGGTGAGCGCGAAGTTCTGCCGCCGCAGCTGTTCGTCGGTTCGCTGGCGAAAGAAACCGAAGTCGTGGACTGGGCCGCTGCATGGGTGCCGGAAGGCGAGCTCGTGCAGGAAAGCTACGTCAACCTGATTCCGACGGCGCAGCACGGCACGCACGTCAACGGCTTGCGCACCGGGTTTACCGACGCGCTGCGCGAGTTCTGCGACTTCCGCAACCTGCTTCCGCGTGGCGTAAAGCTCGCGCCGGAAGACGTGTGGGATCGCGTCGCGTTCGTGCTGTCGATCAAGATGACCGACCCGCAGTTCTCCGGCCAGACGAAGGAACGCCTGTCATCGCGCCAGGCCGCGGGCTTCGTCGAATCCGCCGCACACGACGCGTTCTCGCTGTGGCTCAACCAGCACGTCGATCTCGGTATGCGCATCGCGCAGCTCGCGATCGAACGCGCAGCGGCGCGCCTGAAGAGCGAGAAGGTGGTGCTGCGCAAGAAGGTGACGCAGGGGCCGGCGCTGCCGGGCAAGCTCGCTGACTGCGCATCGCAGGATCTTTCGCGTACGGAGCTGTTCCTCGTGGAAGGTGATTCGGCCGGTGGCAGCGCGCGCCAGGCGCGCGAGAAGGATTTCCAGGCGATCCTTCCGCTGCGCGGCAAGATCCTCAACACGTGGGAAGTCGCGTCCGGTGGCGTGCTCGCCTCGCAGGAAGTGCACGACCTCGCCGTCGCGATCGGGTGCGACCCGGGCAAGGACGATCTCTCCGGCCTGCGCTACGGCAAGGTGGTGATCCTCGCCGACGCCGACTCCGACGGCCTGCACATCGCGACGCTGCTGTCCGCGCTGTTCCTGCGCCACTTCCCGGCGCTGGTGCGCGAGGGCCACGTGTTCGTGGCGATGCCGCCACTGTTCCGCGTCGACATCGGCAAGCAGGTCTTCTACGCGCTGGACGAAGAGGAAAAGCGGATCCTCATCGACCGCATCGAGCGCGACCGCGCAGCGAAGAAGAAGGGCACGCCGACCGGGGCCATCTCGGTGACCCGCTTCAAGGGCCTCGGCGAGATGAATCCCGACCAGCTTCGCGAGTCGACGATGCATCCCGACACGCGCCGCCTCGTGCAGCTCACCGTCGACGACAATGACGCGACGCTCGCGCTGATGGACATGCTGCTGGCCAAGAAGCGTGCGTCCGACCGCAAGGCATGGCTGGAGAGCAAGGGCGATCTGGCGACGCTGGAGGTTTGA
- a CDS encoding acyl-CoA thioesterase, with the protein MSDRELTLRFLAQPTDVNYGGKVHGGAVMKWIDQAGYAAAVAWSGHYSVTVAVGGIRFLAPIRISDLVTLTATLVHTGTTSMHFAVEVRARDPKDPESGDRLCTHCVIVFVALDQPEGKPVPVPPWTPTDEEDRRLAEYAQQVMALSRGIEPLLEDVVKASRG; encoded by the coding sequence ATGAGCGACCGCGAACTCACCCTGCGCTTTCTCGCGCAACCCACCGACGTCAATTACGGCGGCAAGGTCCACGGCGGCGCCGTGATGAAGTGGATCGACCAGGCCGGCTATGCGGCGGCGGTCGCGTGGAGCGGGCATTACTCGGTGACGGTGGCAGTGGGCGGGATCCGCTTCCTCGCGCCGATCCGCATTTCCGACCTCGTCACCCTGACGGCGACGCTGGTGCACACGGGCACGACGAGCATGCATTTCGCTGTCGAGGTGCGCGCACGCGACCCGAAGGATCCCGAGTCCGGCGATCGCCTGTGCACGCACTGCGTGATCGTGTTCGTGGCCCTCGACCAGCCGGAAGGCAAGCCGGTGCCGGTGCCCCCGTGGACGCCGACCGACGAGGAAGACCGCCGCCTGGCCGAATACGCGCAACAGGTGATGGCATTGAGTCGCGGCATCGAGCCGTTGCTCGAGGACGTGGTCAAGGCCTCACGCGGCTGA
- a CDS encoding C40 family peptidase → MEPRHYPDKRFPAPASAALALSLLLTACGGNAPVVRHAPSVTHTVFPAVWPAVTPENPDAANAVLMRALSLVGTPYRYGGNTPESGFDCSGLVGYVFHDVLARQLPRNSGELARLGQGVGFERMATGDLVVFGDAAAVSHVGIYVGEGRFVHAPSTGGTVRLDRLDGPYWRDHFRGARRVLM, encoded by the coding sequence ATGGAACCGCGGCATTATCCCGACAAGCGTTTCCCCGCGCCAGCGAGCGCGGCGCTCGCGCTTTCGCTTCTCCTCACCGCCTGCGGCGGCAATGCGCCCGTGGTGCGGCATGCGCCGTCGGTCACGCACACCGTCTTTCCTGCGGTGTGGCCGGCGGTCACCCCGGAGAACCCTGACGCCGCGAACGCCGTGCTGATGCGTGCCCTCTCGCTGGTGGGCACCCCCTACCGTTACGGCGGCAACACGCCCGAATCGGGTTTCGACTGCAGCGGTCTGGTCGGCTACGTCTTCCACGACGTGCTCGCTCGCCAGCTGCCGCGCAACTCCGGCGAGCTCGCGCGCCTGGGCCAGGGCGTGGGCTTCGAACGCATGGCGACGGGCGATTTGGTGGTCTTCGGCGACGCCGCCGCCGTCAGCCACGTCGGCATCTACGTGGGCGAAGGGCGCTTCGTTCATGCGCCCAGCACCGGCGGAACCGTGCGTCTGGACCGCCTCGACGGCCCGTATTGGCGCGATCACTTCCGTGGCGCCCGGCGCGTCCTGATGTGA
- a CDS encoding FAD-dependent oxidoreductase, which produces MTPTTQDPTTDVLIIGGGVIGLASALALTEAGRAVQVIEAGRIGSGSSHGNCGTITPSHAPPLAAPGMVTRALSMMLTPDAPLYIRPRFDPALWRWLWTLRGRCNARDWRESAIAKAALLNDSRARLEAWIAQYDLACEFQPVGEDYVFRDARRFDHGQHEIPFLREFGVDVQVLDGAEYERDEPAMQSGVAGAIRFQGDAALRPDVYVDELARVARERGAVIDEERPFTGLTTARDGYVVHTPRGAIAAREVIVAAGAWSPRLADALGLSWLAKTIQPGKGYSITYDPPALAPRRPLVLRERAVCVTAWASGYRLGSTMEFSGYDETLDERRLGALERGAREYLRDPVGPRVRERWFGWRPMSLDDVPLIGAVPGRRGLWLATGHGMMGVGMSAGTGQLLADLVSGRTTAIDPSPYRPDRFVR; this is translated from the coding sequence GTGACCCCGACGACGCAGGACCCGACGACGGACGTGCTCATCATCGGAGGCGGCGTCATCGGGCTCGCCTCCGCGCTGGCGCTGACCGAAGCGGGCCGCGCGGTGCAGGTGATCGAGGCCGGCCGCATCGGCAGCGGCAGCTCGCACGGCAACTGCGGGACCATCACCCCGAGCCATGCGCCGCCGCTGGCCGCGCCCGGCATGGTGACGCGCGCGCTGTCGATGATGCTCACGCCCGACGCGCCGCTGTACATCCGTCCGCGCTTCGATCCCGCGCTGTGGCGCTGGCTGTGGACGTTGCGCGGCCGCTGCAATGCACGCGACTGGCGCGAAAGCGCGATCGCCAAGGCCGCGCTGCTCAACGATTCGCGCGCGCGTCTCGAAGCGTGGATTGCGCAGTACGACTTGGCCTGCGAATTCCAGCCGGTCGGCGAGGACTACGTCTTCCGCGACGCGCGCCGCTTCGACCACGGCCAGCACGAGATCCCGTTCCTGCGCGAATTCGGCGTCGATGTGCAGGTGCTCGACGGCGCCGAATACGAGCGCGACGAGCCGGCGATGCAATCCGGCGTCGCCGGTGCGATCCGCTTCCAGGGTGATGCGGCGCTGCGTCCGGATGTCTATGTCGACGAACTCGCGCGCGTGGCACGCGAACGTGGCGCTGTCATCGACGAGGAACGTCCGTTCACGGGTCTGACGACCGCGCGCGACGGCTACGTCGTCCACACGCCGCGTGGTGCGATTGCCGCGCGCGAAGTCATCGTTGCGGCAGGCGCGTGGTCGCCACGACTCGCCGATGCGCTCGGCCTCTCGTGGCTCGCGAAAACCATCCAGCCTGGCAAGGGTTACTCGATCACCTACGACCCGCCGGCCCTCGCGCCGCGACGCCCGCTCGTACTTCGCGAACGCGCGGTCTGCGTGACGGCGTGGGCGAGCGGGTATCGACTCGGCAGCACGATGGAATTCTCCGGCTACGACGAAACCCTCGACGAACGCCGCCTCGGCGCGCTCGAACGCGGCGCGCGTGAATACCTGCGTGATCCCGTCGGCCCGCGCGTGCGCGAACGCTGGTTCGGCTGGCGCCCCATGTCGCTGGACGACGTGCCCCTGATCGGCGCAGTGCCGGGTCGACGTGGCCTCTGGCTCGCGACGGGCCACGGCATGATGGGGGTCGGCATGAGCGCGGGCACCGGCCAGCTGCTCGCCGATCTCGTCAGCGGTCGCACCACCGCGATCGATCCATCGCCCTACCGTCCGGACCGGTTCGTCCGTTGA
- a CDS encoding peptidylprolyl isomerase: protein MKIEKNSVVRFHYTVSEQGQEPIESSEGREPLAILIGHGNIIPGLEEAMMGHEAGDKFDVDVPAAQAYGERRDGLSQRIPKKHFEGQPLQPGMQVVLNTNFGPRAVTIEKVGMTVVDVDLNHPMAGKDLHFAIEIDDVREASAEELEHGHVHGEGGHQH, encoded by the coding sequence ATGAAGATCGAAAAGAACAGCGTCGTCCGCTTCCATTACACGGTGTCCGAGCAGGGCCAGGAGCCGATCGAGTCGTCCGAGGGCCGCGAGCCGCTGGCCATCCTCATCGGCCACGGCAACATCATCCCGGGCCTCGAAGAGGCGATGATGGGTCACGAAGCAGGCGACAAGTTCGACGTCGACGTCCCGGCCGCGCAGGCCTACGGTGAGCGCCGCGACGGCCTGAGCCAGCGCATTCCGAAGAAGCACTTCGAAGGCCAGCCGCTGCAGCCGGGCATGCAGGTCGTGCTCAACACGAACTTCGGCCCGCGCGCCGTGACGATCGAGAAGGTCGGCATGACGGTGGTCGACGTCGACCTGAACCACCCGATGGCGGGCAAGGACCTGCACTTCGCGATCGAGATCGACGACGTGCGCGAAGCCAGCGCCGAAGAGCTCGAGCACGGCCACGTGCACGGCGAGGGCGGCCACCAGCACTGA
- a CDS encoding antitoxin Xre/MbcA/ParS toxin-binding domain-containing protein, producing MNANPDLDAVHVHRGDARVSAEALALDARRAIAALGLRSGEVRALAGTDDVMASGILAGTARIAPTSEVAQRLLLLVRLHRALGDVYGSTDRMDRWLDAEEPALRARPRDLMRTSNGLARVVANVEGRCKDCLW from the coding sequence ATGAACGCGAACCCGGATCTCGATGCTGTGCATGTTCACCGCGGTGATGCGCGCGTGTCGGCCGAAGCGCTGGCGCTTGACGCGCGGCGGGCGATCGCCGCATTAGGACTGCGCAGCGGCGAAGTGCGGGCGCTCGCCGGCACCGACGATGTCATGGCGTCGGGAATTCTCGCCGGCACCGCGCGCATCGCACCGACCAGCGAGGTCGCCCAACGCTTGCTGCTCCTCGTGCGCCTGCATCGCGCCCTCGGTGATGTCTACGGGTCGACCGACCGGATGGATCGCTGGCTCGACGCCGAGGAACCGGCGCTGCGCGCGCGGCCGCGCGATCTCATGCGTACATCCAACGGCCTCGCACGTGTGGTGGCGAACGTCGAAGGGCGGTGCAAGGACTGCCTCTGGTAG